A section of the Pedobacter sp. HDW13 genome encodes:
- a CDS encoding FecR family protein: MNTNEIKYLIEKYNNQTATPAEKKLVEEWYERIDGADLTHNELADIEVKKQILNRVTARIIHIDKPKPKQIKLNYALFFKAAVILIALIAGIYSYFNQSDRSPVLATSIKTNTKPIIPGGNNAVLQLADGSQVILNKTADGQVANQSGVQVIKTKSGELLYRFTGNTTAKAAAINTVSTPRGGQYHLILVDGTEVWLNASSSVKFPSAFVGNERKVEVTGEVYFEVAKNKTKPFIVHTDQSDIKVLGTHFNVNTYADEAYQRTTLLEGSIEIKRGNKKALLKPGQQASLNGKVDGIAVNEIADLEAVVAWKNGYFQFEKSDLPSVMRQVSRWYDAEVIYNGKIPAKQYSGKIPRNVSIAKLVEMLAYSGIHCKVEYNQITVNPK, from the coding sequence TTGAATACGAACGAAATCAAATATTTAATCGAAAAATACAATAACCAAACTGCTACACCAGCCGAAAAAAAGCTGGTAGAGGAGTGGTACGAGCGTATTGATGGTGCTGATTTAACACATAACGAGTTAGCAGATATTGAAGTTAAAAAACAAATTTTAAATCGGGTAACTGCTAGAATAATCCATATCGATAAACCAAAACCTAAGCAGATTAAATTAAATTATGCACTGTTTTTTAAAGCGGCGGTTATTTTAATTGCTTTAATTGCGGGTATATATAGCTATTTCAACCAAAGCGATCGCTCTCCCGTTTTGGCTACCTCAATTAAAACAAATACAAAACCAATTATTCCGGGAGGCAACAATGCAGTACTGCAACTGGCCGATGGTTCTCAGGTTATCCTCAATAAAACTGCTGATGGGCAAGTTGCAAACCAATCCGGGGTGCAGGTAATTAAAACGAAAAGCGGCGAGTTGCTTTACAGGTTTACAGGTAACACAACTGCAAAAGCAGCAGCCATCAACACAGTAAGCACCCCACGCGGTGGCCAATACCATTTAATTCTGGTAGATGGTACTGAGGTGTGGCTTAATGCAAGCTCGTCGGTTAAATTTCCTTCCGCTTTTGTTGGCAATGAACGTAAAGTAGAAGTTACCGGTGAAGTGTACTTTGAAGTAGCTAAAAATAAAACAAAGCCATTTATTGTTCATACCGATCAATCTGATATTAAAGTGCTGGGCACTCATTTTAACGTAAATACTTATGCTGATGAAGCTTATCAGCGTACTACCTTGCTCGAAGGTAGTATTGAAATTAAACGGGGCAATAAAAAGGCACTTTTAAAACCTGGTCAACAGGCTAGCCTGAATGGTAAAGTTGATGGTATTGCAGTAAATGAGATAGCAGATCTCGAGGCTGTAGTTGCCTGGAAAAATGGCTACTTCCAGTTCGAAAAGTCAGATCTCCCATCAGTGATGCGCCAGGTTTCGCGTTGGTATGATGCGGAGGTGATCTACAATGGCAAAATTCCGGCAAAACAATACTCAGGCAAAATACCTAGAAATGTGAGTATAGCAAAATTAGTCGAAATGCTGGCTTACAGTGGTATTCATTGCAAAGTAGAATACAATCAGATTACAGTGAACCCTAAATAA
- a CDS encoding RNA polymerase sigma factor, with protein MYKALESNFFLLVKLDKNKAFNLVFDAYWNALYKQAYKKVHCTDLAQDLVQDVFVSLWDKIELLDAEGSVLAYLFAILRNKILKLYEKDSVRLKYAISVTANVAPSDIHSQNTILEKELKAIIDTEVERMPVRMKEIYLLKREDDLSIKQIAQDLSLSEQTVKNQLQMAYQRLRTRVKDYDSSLALLALFIAKHL; from the coding sequence ATGTACAAAGCATTAGAAAGTAACTTTTTTCTTCTGGTCAAATTAGACAAAAATAAAGCATTTAACCTGGTGTTCGATGCTTACTGGAATGCGCTATACAAACAAGCTTATAAAAAGGTACACTGCACCGATCTGGCCCAGGATCTGGTTCAGGATGTATTTGTAAGTTTGTGGGATAAGATTGAATTATTGGATGCCGAAGGCAGTGTGCTGGCCTATTTATTTGCGATCCTCCGCAACAAAATCTTAAAACTTTACGAAAAAGACAGCGTTCGCTTAAAATATGCCATTAGTGTAACCGCTAATGTAGCGCCATCCGATATACATTCTCAAAATACAATCTTAGAAAAAGAACTGAAAGCCATTATTGATACCGAAGTAGAACGGATGCCGGTACGAATGAAAGAAATTTACCTGCTTAAACGAGAGGACGACCTTTCTATAAAGCAAATCGCACAGGACTTGTCTTTATCCGAGCAAACCGTGAAAAATCAGTTACAAATGGCTTACCAGCGCTTGCGTACGCGTGTTAAGGATTATGATTCTTCGCTAGCCTTACTGGCTCTGTTTATTGCCAAACACTTATAA
- a CDS encoding LacI family DNA-binding transcriptional regulator, translated as MQSKPTTIKEIARILNISPSSVSRGLHDHPSIGAVTREKIKQLAKSLNYEPNNAAILFQKGKTYTIGVILPELSEHFFSIAISAIEDEAIKKNYTVIFAQSHDNYEQEVKLVEKMKNQRVDGLLVSISKDTSKFDHFEKLNSFNIPVVFFDRIPPFKNVHYVACSLESATIKAVNYLLKKGHRSIGMINGPSTLYASEERKDGYMQAITFNRLKFDPSLVVNCDLTEEGTIEAAEQFLNHKRKPTAIVAFNDYVALFLIKYFKKLNVINDFDVVSYANLPIISYLDNSPVASVEQYPYLQGQKAANILLDLIHSPVPENQAYYNTIVESDLIINEVKE; from the coding sequence ATGCAATCGAAACCAACAACCATAAAGGAAATAGCCAGAATTTTAAACATCTCACCCTCCAGTGTATCAAGAGGGCTGCATGACCATCCGAGTATTGGAGCAGTAACCCGTGAGAAGATTAAACAGCTGGCCAAGTCTCTGAACTATGAGCCTAATAATGCGGCTATACTTTTTCAAAAAGGCAAAACTTACACTATTGGAGTAATTTTACCAGAACTTTCTGAACACTTTTTCTCTATAGCCATTTCGGCAATTGAAGATGAGGCCATCAAGAAAAACTATACGGTAATTTTTGCCCAGTCGCACGATAACTATGAACAGGAAGTAAAGCTGGTAGAAAAAATGAAAAACCAACGTGTGGATGGATTATTGGTCTCGATCAGTAAAGACACCTCGAAGTTTGATCATTTTGAAAAATTAAATTCTTTCAATATTCCGGTAGTATTTTTTGATCGGATCCCTCCTTTTAAAAATGTCCACTATGTAGCTTGCAGCCTCGAGAGCGCAACCATTAAGGCGGTAAACTACCTGCTTAAAAAAGGGCACAGAAGTATTGGTATGATTAACGGGCCAAGCACACTGTACGCCAGCGAAGAGCGTAAAGATGGGTATATGCAAGCCATTACTTTTAACCGTTTAAAGTTCGATCCATCTTTAGTAGTCAACTGCGATTTAACCGAAGAAGGTACCATAGAAGCTGCTGAACAGTTTTTAAACCACAAAAGGAAACCAACCGCAATTGTTGCATTTAACGATTATGTGGCTTTGTTTTTAATCAAGTACTTTAAAAAATTAAATGTAATTAACGATTTCGATGTAGTGAGCTATGCCAATCTGCCTATTATCAGTTACCTGGATAATTCGCCGGTTGCTTCGGTAGAACAATACCCCTATTTACAAGGACAAAAGGCTGCAAACATCCTGTTGGATTTGATTCATAGCCCCGTTCCCGAAAATCAGGCCTATTACAATACCATTGTAGAATCAGACCTGATTATTAATGAGGTTAAAGAATAG
- a CDS encoding AraC family transcriptional regulator, whose amino-acid sequence MKIKRSIKANGTVCYKNIYPANFAGLKDIEEAEIAINTPHMHVDVKEMWFEGIHISLVELESDQPEDLCFESSHEHIGLLFCLNGSLTSCSGAEQNFLSLTKNQQNLNLGKVNHIAFRVAEKTSLVYIQLTEAYFQKAMGREFHQDALLPLREPITPEVSSILQSLSHANHSGRVKRLFLEARMLDLIVIHSNQKLDKQRVVLKEEDLKKIIYARQLVERDLQRPSSLIELSRKAGINDFKLKKGFKALTGHTVFGYLYKIRMEKAHYYLAKEKRTVNEVAFLVGYKNTQHFIAAFKKQYEVLPGSLNKH is encoded by the coding sequence ATGAAGATTAAGCGCTCAATAAAGGCTAATGGAACGGTATGCTATAAAAATATTTATCCGGCAAATTTTGCAGGCTTAAAGGATATAGAGGAAGCAGAGATTGCCATTAACACACCACATATGCATGTAGATGTAAAGGAAATGTGGTTCGAAGGCATTCATATCAGTTTGGTTGAGCTTGAAAGTGATCAACCTGAAGATTTATGTTTTGAATCATCACACGAGCACATTGGGCTGTTATTTTGTTTAAACGGAAGCTTAACATCCTGTAGTGGGGCAGAACAAAATTTTTTATCGCTGACTAAAAACCAGCAAAACCTTAATCTGGGTAAAGTAAACCACATTGCTTTCCGGGTAGCCGAAAAAACAAGTTTGGTATATATTCAACTTACCGAAGCTTATTTTCAGAAGGCAATGGGACGCGAATTTCATCAGGACGCGCTTTTGCCTTTAAGAGAACCGATAACACCCGAAGTAAGCTCAATTTTACAAAGCTTAAGTCATGCCAATCATTCGGGCAGGGTAAAGCGTTTGTTTTTAGAAGCGCGTATGCTTGATCTAATTGTGATCCACAGTAACCAAAAGTTGGATAAACAACGGGTTGTTTTAAAGGAAGAAGATTTAAAAAAGATTATTTATGCCCGGCAACTGGTAGAGCGCGACCTGCAGAGGCCAAGCTCTTTAATTGAGCTCTCGCGCAAAGCCGGTATTAACGATTTTAAACTTAAAAAAGGTTTTAAAGCGCTAACCGGCCATACAGTATTTGGCTATCTGTATAAAATCAGAATGGAAAAAGCACATTACTACCTGGCTAAAGAAAAGCGAACGGTTAACGAAGTCGCTTTTTTGGTAGGTTATAAAAACACGCAGCATTTTATTGCTGCCTTTAAAAAACAATACGAGGTTTTGCCAGGTAGTTTAAATAAGCATTAA
- a CDS encoding TonB-dependent siderophore receptor: MRIYLSIALSLCGFVTVAQEIKVDTAKANDLKEVVITGQFGPQSLRNSVYNIRTISAERIKLRAANSVQQVLNTELGFRFSNDLTLGTTDVSLMGMTGRNVKILLDGVPLVDRSDARESLNQIDINTVERIEIVEGPMSVVYGTDALAGVINIITKNPGKALLSVNARIQEETAGNEYNLLNGAGQHNQNLSVSWQKNGWSVLAGASHNEFGGWNLAPKDAFIQEFSLYQNQWKPKAQWLGNAKIGYRNQNFNIWYRLDGVKEDIDSRFGINSTTFEGKLATYTTKRYNQQLQSEWRINNKLQLTAIAGYTDLQRSTHTVIRNFTSNSERLSSDKGEQDTAKFNNGIFRATAIYVHNPSVSFQPGIEYNRDAASGQRISGSPVINDYSAFVSAEIKLSPKINIRPGLRFIKNSVYDAPPVIPSLNTKFIIAKDLDLRLAYARGFRSPALRELFYDFIDASHTILGNPDLKAEQSNSFNGSLAWSGIHRGAIQFRSTLSGFYNLFKNRIMFAASPTDNSVTSLFNVSKYKTTGGTLDNTLIYKNLQATLGISYIGRYNELSENKTIETPEFTWATEVNSNITYSFTKINAGISLFYKYTGSLPSYQSVTTNNEQTIKLVKIAAFHTADLMFNKNLFKSLTLNVGVKNLFNVTQLSNTSTASGGAHSTGGDVPYSYGRSYVLGLTYNWNKL; encoded by the coding sequence ATGAGAATATATTTATCAATTGCCTTATCGCTTTGTGGATTTGTTACTGTGGCTCAAGAAATTAAAGTTGATACCGCTAAGGCAAATGATTTAAAAGAAGTTGTCATTACCGGTCAGTTCGGCCCACAATCGTTACGTAACTCAGTTTACAACATCAGAACCATTAGCGCAGAGCGGATTAAGCTTCGTGCAGCAAATAGCGTACAACAGGTTTTAAATACCGAATTGGGCTTTCGTTTCAGCAACGATTTAACTTTGGGTACAACCGATGTTTCTTTAATGGGCATGACTGGCAGAAATGTTAAAATATTACTGGATGGTGTGCCCCTTGTTGATCGCTCGGATGCACGAGAGAGCTTAAACCAGATCGACATTAATACTGTAGAAAGGATAGAAATTGTAGAAGGCCCCATGTCGGTAGTGTATGGTACAGATGCCCTTGCAGGTGTAATTAATATCATCACCAAAAACCCCGGCAAGGCCTTGTTAAGTGTTAATGCGCGCATACAGGAAGAAACTGCAGGAAATGAATATAACCTGCTCAATGGTGCAGGGCAACACAATCAAAATTTAAGTGTAAGCTGGCAGAAAAATGGCTGGAGTGTACTGGCCGGTGCCTCGCATAACGAGTTTGGTGGATGGAATTTAGCACCAAAAGATGCTTTTATACAAGAATTTAGTTTATACCAAAACCAATGGAAACCCAAAGCACAATGGCTTGGAAATGCCAAAATTGGTTACCGCAACCAGAACTTTAATATCTGGTACCGTTTGGATGGCGTTAAAGAAGATATCGACAGTAGGTTTGGAATAAATTCTACCACTTTTGAGGGGAAGCTTGCCACTTACACCACCAAACGTTATAATCAACAGTTACAATCTGAATGGAGGATAAACAATAAACTACAATTAACTGCAATTGCCGGTTATACCGATTTGCAGAGATCAACCCACACCGTTATCCGTAATTTCACCAGTAACAGCGAAAGATTAAGTTCGGATAAGGGCGAACAGGATACCGCCAAATTTAACAATGGCATTTTTAGAGCTACAGCTATCTATGTACATAATCCATCTGTCTCATTTCAACCAGGAATTGAATACAACCGCGATGCTGCCAGCGGACAAAGAATTAGCGGATCGCCGGTGATTAACGATTATTCGGCATTTGTTTCTGCAGAAATTAAGCTTTCACCTAAAATTAACATTAGGCCCGGATTAAGGTTTATTAAAAATTCGGTGTACGATGCGCCACCTGTAATTCCGTCATTAAATACCAAATTCATTATAGCCAAAGATCTCGATTTACGTCTTGCTTACGCACGTGGCTTTCGCTCTCCGGCCTTAAGAGAGTTGTTTTACGATTTTATAGATGCCAGCCATACTATTTTAGGCAATCCCGATTTAAAGGCTGAGCAATCAAACAGTTTTAACGGCTCTCTGGCATGGTCGGGTATACACCGTGGAGCTATACAGTTCCGTTCTACCTTATCGGGTTTTTATAACCTGTTTAAAAACAGGATTATGTTTGCGGCCTCACCTACCGACAACTCAGTTACATCGCTATTTAACGTATCAAAATACAAAACCACTGGCGGCACTTTAGATAATACCTTGATTTACAAAAATCTGCAAGCCACACTGGGCATATCTTACATAGGACGATATAATGAATTAAGCGAAAACAAAACCATTGAAACACCAGAGTTTACATGGGCTACTGAAGTAAACTCGAATATTACCTACTCCTTCACTAAAATAAATGCCGGGATTAGTCTTTTCTATAAATATACTGGCAGTTTACCCAGCTACCAATCGGTTACAACAAACAATGAGCAGACCATAAAACTGGTTAAAATTGCTGCTTTTCATACAGCTGATTTAATGTTTAACAAAAACCTGTTTAAATCATTAACCCTTAATGTGGGTGTTAAAAACCTGTTTAATGTTACACAGCTTTCTAATACATCAACAGCAAGCGGTGGTGCACATAGCACTGGTGGTGATGTTCCATATAGCTATGGCAGATCGTATGTACTGGGCCTTACTTACAACTGGAATAAACTTTAA
- a CDS encoding HmuY family protein translates to MNKLNSMIAIAFLAISFTACKKDADEPVFVAPPSDGSTLTLNGLIGAEAGSAAGNSVYVDFSADKQTSVERDSWDLGFYSGADFKVILNSTNGASALVINKTDLNAVTAADFDPNALKVGQGQGSFTIVDDGREANILNKIAIAAISATDTENKVYIINRKGGAATVLPNDELYKIRIIRKGTTGYTLQYAKVTETTFKTLDVTKNVDANFQFTSLVKGTVVSVEPAKANWDIVWGYSMYWTATFPYAFSDMVFINNLAGVTAASVATTVKSYAAFSEADIASVSFSSARDVIGSKWRTSPNQQGVGGGVSSDFFYVIKDGSGNVYKLKFVSYISGDGGTRGKPVIEYKLVKKGS, encoded by the coding sequence ATGAATAAATTAAACTCAATGATCGCAATCGCCTTTTTAGCGATAAGCTTTACGGCTTGCAAAAAGGATGCTGATGAACCTGTATTTGTTGCGCCACCATCAGACGGGAGCACTTTAACCCTTAACGGATTAATAGGTGCCGAGGCCGGAAGTGCTGCTGGAAACAGCGTTTATGTAGATTTTAGTGCCGATAAACAAACTTCAGTTGAAAGAGATAGCTGGGATTTGGGTTTTTATTCAGGAGCTGATTTTAAAGTTATCTTAAACTCTACTAATGGTGCTTCTGCCCTGGTTATTAATAAAACAGACTTAAACGCAGTAACCGCCGCTGATTTTGACCCAAATGCATTAAAAGTTGGTCAAGGTCAAGGTAGCTTCACTATAGTTGACGACGGCAGAGAGGCAAATATTTTAAACAAAATCGCCATTGCAGCAATTTCTGCAACTGATACCGAAAACAAAGTTTATATCATCAATAGAAAAGGTGGTGCAGCAACTGTTTTACCTAACGATGAACTTTATAAAATCAGGATAATTAGGAAAGGTACAACAGGTTATACTTTACAATATGCAAAAGTAACTGAAACGACTTTTAAAACATTAGATGTTACCAAAAACGTTGATGCTAATTTTCAATTTACTTCTTTAGTAAAAGGAACTGTTGTTTCTGTTGAACCTGCAAAAGCAAACTGGGATATTGTTTGGGGCTATAGTATGTACTGGACTGCTACTTTCCCATATGCATTTTCGGATATGGTTTTCATTAATAATTTGGCGGGTGTAACTGCAGCATCTGTTGCTACCACTGTTAAAAGCTATGCTGCTTTTTCAGAAGCAGACATTGCAAGTGTAAGTTTTTCATCAGCAAGGGATGTGATTGGCTCAAAATGGAGAACCTCACCTAATCAACAAGGTGTAGGTGGAGGTGTTAGCTCAGATTTCTTTTACGTGATTAAAGACGGATCAGGAAATGTATATAAATTAAAATTTGTTAGCTATATCTCAGGAGATGGCGGTACCCGCGGTAAACCGGTAATCGAGTATAAATTGGTTAAAAAAGGTTCGTAG
- a CDS encoding biliverdin-producing heme oxygenase translates to MIASLLRSETAANHTALESLMFVNEIMNNTLSVEQYRKLLTVNYIIHQKLENELSNMLDADIAAELDMNSRLKLAALEKDLNYWQIDNLTLPGLDFELFVPKKNTGEVLGALYVFEGATLGGNVIKRHILANKHFEGHEEGLNYYGVYGDELSVKWKTFVSVLNERVVEADYEACINSANLTFNNLINLAKQLN, encoded by the coding sequence ATGATTGCCAGTTTATTGAGAAGCGAAACGGCCGCGAACCACACAGCGCTCGAATCTTTAATGTTCGTAAATGAAATAATGAATAACACTTTAAGTGTAGAACAATATAGAAAATTACTAACTGTTAATTACATCATCCACCAAAAGCTCGAAAACGAATTGAGCAATATGCTCGATGCAGATATTGCCGCTGAACTGGATATGAACAGCAGGTTAAAACTCGCTGCCTTAGAGAAAGATCTTAATTACTGGCAAATTGATAATTTAACGCTACCCGGTCTGGATTTCGAACTCTTTGTTCCGAAGAAAAATACAGGCGAAGTTTTGGGAGCTTTATATGTGTTTGAAGGGGCTACACTGGGTGGAAACGTAATTAAGCGCCATATTTTAGCCAATAAGCACTTTGAGGGGCACGAAGAAGGCTTAAATTACTACGGCGTTTATGGCGACGAATTGAGTGTAAAATGGAAAACCTTTGTTTCTGTGCTTAATGAAAGGGTTGTAGAGGCCGATTACGAAGCCTGTATAAATAGTGCCAATCTTACCTTTAATAACCTCATAAACCTGGCGAAACAACTCAACTAA
- a CDS encoding response regulator, giving the protein MKTPDIFYVEDDIDYAFFMQSAVQEVKDTLNLTIVEDGSEALLKLRNFAESKIKPKLILLDLNLPGLSGLDLLKFIRDIPYLKSIPVILFSTSDNPEDVKASMEFGANAYLTKPNGYDNLVKCVHSVHDFWFNQHLRLN; this is encoded by the coding sequence ATGAAAACACCAGATATATTTTACGTAGAAGACGATATAGATTATGCATTCTTTATGCAGAGTGCAGTGCAGGAAGTTAAAGATACTTTAAACCTCACCATTGTGGAAGATGGGAGCGAGGCGCTGTTGAAGCTGCGAAATTTTGCTGAGAGTAAAATCAAACCCAAATTAATTTTACTTGATTTAAACCTGCCCGGTTTATCAGGACTCGATTTGTTGAAGTTTATCAGGGATATTCCTTATCTGAAATCAATTCCGGTAATTTTGTTTTCTACATCCGACAATCCAGAAGACGTAAAGGCTTCGATGGAGTTTGGAGCCAATGCCTATCTAACGAAACCTAATGGCTACGATAACCTGGTGAAATGTGTACACTCTGTGCACGATTTTTGGTTTAATCAACATCTCAGGTTAAATTAG